The Geobacillus genomosp. 3 genome segment CTCGTTCGCAAGCTCGCCGCTGAGCAAGAGCGGGAAGTCGACGTTTACGAATTTGACGACGGGCTTTCCTTTCTCGAATCGCCGCTCTATCGAGACGGACGGCGCGCCGTCGTCATTTTGGATCGGGTCATGCCGAAAATGGACGGTCTTGAGGTGCTACACCATCTTCGCCGCCGGCAAACACCGCATAAAGTGATGATGCTGACGTCGCGTCAAGATGAGCGGGACATCGCGCATGCCATCGACAAAGGGGCGGATGAGTATGTAACAAAGCCGTTTAAATGGCTTGAGCTTGAAGCGCGGCTGCGCCGGTTGCTAAAGGAGCTCGATGAGTAATGGCACTCGTTTTCGCCACCGTGGCGGTCGCTGCCTTGTCGGTGGTGTTGGCCGGGGTATTCATTTATTTAATCGTACGCAAATGGCGGGAAAACCGGCGTGAGACCCAACTTCGCGCCTATAAGGAAGAGCATCGGCTCCCCCTGCTCCGCTATTTGCTCGGCGAGGAGGAGCCTTCGTTTCGTTTTTCGTCGCCGCTCGAGCGGGAAGCCGTGCTCCAACTGTTGGACAGTTTTGCTTCGCTGTTGAAAGGAAAACATGTGCAGGCGCGCATTCGCGCATTTGCCGAAGCACACTTTCAAGGTTGGCTGCGCCGTTGGTTGGCAAGTCGACACTGGGACGAACGGATGAATGCCCTGTTTTTTATCGAAGATTTGCAGATGGAAGCGATGCTCCCGGACATCGAACAACTATATCGCTCCGACCGGGTTACGCAAGGAGAGGTGGCGAAAATTTTGGTCATTTTCGCCAAATTTGATTATCGTCCGATAGTGACGTACGTATTTCAACCGAAATATGAATTGACACAATTTACATATCGAGTCATTTTCGGCCATATGAGCGAGCGGTTGCTTCAGCAAGTGAAAAAGCGGTTTGCCGAACTGCCGCCGGCGGGAAAATATGCGTTGATCGACATGATCGGCATCCGCCGCTGCCAAGAACGGCTGGTTTTGCAGCGGCTGTTGGCATCGAAACAATTGGAAATTCGCGTCCGTGCGCTCAAGGCGATGGCGGAAATCGGTGTGCCGCTTGGCGCACAACAGCTTGGACGCCACTTGCGCTCGCCGCACTGGCAAGAGAGATTGATGGCGGCCCGTCTTGCCGGGAAATGCCGGGAAGAAGAGCTGCTCCCGCTTTTGTACAGGCGGCTGGCGGATCGGTCCTTTGCTGTTCGTTCGGAGGCGGCAGCCGCCATCGCCCGTCTCCCGGGCGGCCGAGCTGTATTGCGCACAGCGGCTCGAAAAGCAGACGACCGCTATGCTCGCGATATGGCAAGGCAATGGCTCGGGAAGGAGGAGACATAGTGGGGTTATG includes the following:
- a CDS encoding HEAT repeat domain-containing protein — its product is MALVFATVAVAALSVVLAGVFIYLIVRKWRENRRETQLRAYKEEHRLPLLRYLLGEEEPSFRFSSPLEREAVLQLLDSFASLLKGKHVQARIRAFAEAHFQGWLRRWLASRHWDERMNALFFIEDLQMEAMLPDIEQLYRSDRVTQGEVAKILVIFAKFDYRPIVTYVFQPKYELTQFTYRVIFGHMSERLLQQVKKRFAELPPAGKYALIDMIGIRRCQERLVLQRLLASKQLEIRVRALKAMAEIGVPLGAQQLGRHLRSPHWQERLMAARLAGKCREEELLPLLYRRLADRSFAVRSEAAAAIARLPGGRAVLRTAARKADDRYARDMARQWLGKEET